From the genome of Hymenobacter gelipurpurascens:
TTTCTATACTGGATTTATAAATTATGCCAACAACACCTTTGGCGGATTGTACTATGCCCTAGTGGATATGGCGGCTAACGGTGGAGCAGGCGCAGTGCTGCAAAGAGACCAGTTGATAGAGCCCAATCTGCATGGGTCCTTTACTATTTCCGGCCAGTGTGCCAATGGAGATTACTGGCTCGTGGGTGGATACGGTACTTCAATCCCCGGCAGTGAGAAGATTGTTGCGCACCGTATTACGGCGTCAGGGGTTGCCCCTCAGGTAGCAGAATCGGTTCCTGTTCCGGCACAATGGTCCTATGGCTATAAACTTTCTCCTACTTCTAATTGGCTGGTTTATAACTATCAAAACCCGAACAATCCGGCACCGCTTGGATCTGTTCTCTGTCGCTTCGATGTCAATACCGGCCAGGTTACTCGCGTCGCCACCTTATCTACTAATTTCAAAAGTTACGCCGGCACTACCAGTAACTGGCGTCCTGAGTTTTCTGCCAGTGGCAATAAGCTCTATCTAATGAAAGCTGACACACTGATTCAGTTTGACGTCAGTACCCCGTCGGCCACTACCATTCTGGGTTCTCGGCGTCTGATTTACGGCAGCAACGGCCCCACATTCAATTTTCAGCAGCTAGGCCCCGATGGCAGGATTTACAGCAGCAATGACGCTAACACAGCGCTAAGCGTAATTCAGTCGCCGGAGCTGTCAGGCCAGGTTTGCGACCTACGGCTGAACATATACCCGGGGCCAGGCTGGTCGCCCTTCCTGCCAAGCATTGCTTCTCACCTGCTCTACCGCTCGCCACTGCAGCCTGATGCCGGCCCCGACCGTACGGTGTGCGTGGGGGAGGCAACCAGTCTTGGTGGAACACCTGTGTCAGCCGCTTACACCTGGTCGCCAAATACATATCTGCACAGCGCTACCACCGCCAAGCCTACATTTCGCTACACCGGCCCGCCGGTCACGGCCCCTACCGACCTGTGGTATACCGTGGCCGTGAACGACGGCAATTGCACCCTCCGCGACCGGGTGAAAGTGACTGTGCAGCCTACACCTGCCGCTCCCCTCATCAGCGGTAGCCGTTCTGTGTGCCCCGGAATTCAGGGCGTAGAGTACGAGGTAGCCGCTCAGGCGGGCCTTACGTACCGCTGGCAGATCATTGGCGGCACGCTGGTTAGTGGCCAGGGCACCGCCAAAGTTACCGTAAACTGGGGCCCACGCATTCCGCAGGCTACGGTGCAGGTTGTAGCTTATAACAGCAGTAGCTGCACCAACATCGCTACCCTGCCAGTGCGCATCAATCCGGCTCTTCAGACCGAAACGCCCACCGGAGAAACGCCCGTATGCCTGAATCAGCAGGATGGAGTGGCCTACACAGTTACCAAAACCACAGGATCTGTTTACACCTGGGGCATCCGGGGAGGCAGGGTAATGACAGGGAAAGGCAGCAGCCGAATAACGGTGAACTGGACTGGCCTAGGCCAGCACCGCCTGTGGGTGCAAGAGCAAGCCGTGGCAGATACCATTTGCTACGGAGTATCCGATACGTTACGCGTCAATGTATTCCAGGACCCTACCACGCTAAGCCTGAGCGCTGTCAGCATTGGCCTTGGTTCCGATAATGAGGCGACCATAAGCTGGGCACTGAGTCAGCCACTGACTAATAACCAGCGCATTACGGTACTACGGCGGGCGGCGGGTTCCAGCGCCTGGCAGGATGCCGCCCAAGTACCCACCGCATTGGGGTCGTACACCGACAAAGGCGTGGCGGCCGACGATTACAGCTATGAGTACCTGCTGCGCACCCGCAACAACTGCGACGAGCCGCTGGAAACTATCTTGCACCGCACTATCCGGCTCACCGGCGTGGCGCGCCCCGGCGACGATAAGCTGGACCTGATCTGGAACGCCTACACGGGCTGGCCTCCTGCTGACACGCGCTATGAGCTGTGGCGTAAGGTGGATAAGGAAGATGCCTACACCCTGCTGCGCCCACTCAGCAACTCCAGCTTTTCTGTTTCAGATCTGGATGCATTAGCTGGCTTCGAGCACCACTATAAAATCAGAGCCAACAATACGAAGAATGCGCTGGTGGTGTGGTCGAATGAGGTAGAGCTGAGTTTTGAGCACGCATTAATCATTGCCAATATCTTCACTCCCAACGGTGATAAGCGCAACGATACGTTCCGCATACCGAAGCTTGAGTTATACCCCGAAAACGAACTGACTGTCTTCAATCGGTACGGCAAACAGGTGTTTCAACAGAAAAACTATACCGGCAGCTGGTCGGGGGCTGATTTAGGGAACGGCGTCTACTATTACCAGCTGTTTCTGAAGCGGTTGAACACCTACCACAAGGGTTGGGTACAGATAGCCAAGTAAGCCCGGAGAGGCCTAGGGAAGTGCGAGTGAAGGGGTACTAGGCCACTTGCCGATGCTTCGTGCGTTACCTTTGCGGCCCTAGCCTGTTTACCACCCATGCCTACCCTCGCTCAGCGGGACCACGCCGTACTGTGGCATCCCTATACCCAAATGCAGACCGCCCCGCTGCCCGTGCCCATTGTGCGCGGCGAAGGTAGCTGGCTCATTGCCGAAGATGGCACCCGCTACCTCGACGGCATTTCCTCGTGGTGGGTGAACCTGCACGGCCACGCTAACGCCCACATTGCCAAGCGCGTGAGCGAGCAGCTGCACACGCTGGAACACGTACTGTTCGCCGGCTTTACCCACCCGGCGGCGGTGGAGCTGGCCGAGCAGCTGCTGGAAATCCTGCCCCAGAATCAAGCCCGCGTTTTCTACTCCGATAACGGCTCAACGGCCGTGGAAGTGGCCCTGAAAATGGTGCTGCAGTACTTCCACAACCTCGACCAGCCGGAACGCCGCACGTTTATCTGCTTCCGCAACTC
Proteins encoded in this window:
- a CDS encoding gliding motility-associated C-terminal domain-containing protein; this encodes MKLIFTLFFVLLSTASFAQHPAAHWYLGGNSDLDFTTTPATLRLKSTGTTNQATTFSDSTGRVAFYVNEAGIFSRNGQQMPNGTLALRDFSNPTLYLILKPGSTTLCYVFYTGFINYANNTFGGLYYALVDMAANGGAGAVLQRDQLIEPNLHGSFTISGQCANGDYWLVGGYGTSIPGSEKIVAHRITASGVAPQVAESVPVPAQWSYGYKLSPTSNWLVYNYQNPNNPAPLGSVLCRFDVNTGQVTRVATLSTNFKSYAGTTSNWRPEFSASGNKLYLMKADTLIQFDVSTPSATTILGSRRLIYGSNGPTFNFQQLGPDGRIYSSNDANTALSVIQSPELSGQVCDLRLNIYPGPGWSPFLPSIASHLLYRSPLQPDAGPDRTVCVGEATSLGGTPVSAAYTWSPNTYLHSATTAKPTFRYTGPPVTAPTDLWYTVAVNDGNCTLRDRVKVTVQPTPAAPLISGSRSVCPGIQGVEYEVAAQAGLTYRWQIIGGTLVSGQGTAKVTVNWGPRIPQATVQVVAYNSSSCTNIATLPVRINPALQTETPTGETPVCLNQQDGVAYTVTKTTGSVYTWGIRGGRVMTGKGSSRITVNWTGLGQHRLWVQEQAVADTICYGVSDTLRVNVFQDPTTLSLSAVSIGLGSDNEATISWALSQPLTNNQRITVLRRAAGSSAWQDAAQVPTALGSYTDKGVAADDYSYEYLLRTRNNCDEPLETILHRTIRLTGVARPGDDKLDLIWNAYTGWPPADTRYELWRKVDKEDAYTLLRPLSNSSFSVSDLDALAGFEHHYKIRANNTKNALVVWSNEVELSFEHALIIANIFTPNGDKRNDTFRIPKLELYPENELTVFNRYGKQVFQQKNYTGSWSGADLGNGVYYYQLFLKRLNTYHKGWVQIAK